Within the Medicago truncatula cultivar Jemalong A17 chromosome 4, MtrunA17r5.0-ANR, whole genome shotgun sequence genome, the region caccatttggtgtattgtacgcagccttaccctgtttttacacaagaggctgtttccatgacttgaacccgtgacctttcagtcacatgacaacaactttaccagttgcgccaaggttacccctcaACAACTATACTATGCTCTATAAATAATTGTATGCATCAATTGGCTAGTTAGGTAATCAGAATACCGAGATAGTTTTCTAGAATCTCTCTCCAACTacctttctctttctttcacaTTGTCTCGTATGCTCAACAGTCAACACCAAAACTTAACACTGCATCATTATCTTCCCAGTATCGTTGTAATTTGCTGCATTGTTTgttaaaatttgattaatttcttGCTTCAAATATTTGACTCTAATCTCAAGGTAAGGTGGTGACTTAAATCCTATGTCATATTATGCAACAAATTCTCACAAACATTGAATTCATCATTCCTTGCCACATTGAACAGTAAGTATGGCATTGTTGTATCAAACCTCACAATTATGTGCACTATTGGTCACTTAATGAGGCTCTTATACCAGATAAGTATCCCATTCCATTCCAGTATGGAGactattagtaaaataaaggtGAGATGAAGGCCCCTAATATGATGAACTAATTGGATTTGACCTCTAAATATGGACAAGAGTAGACATAGATGAGGATATTTAGACTGGCATCGCGTCAACCGGAGATCAGGACATGCGGGACAGCGGATTGGAGGTTAGTGAATAGCACGAATAGGTAATCTCCATTCCCAGCCTATACACAACTATTTCAAAAATTGGGCACCCTTTAGTGAGAACATTCATTACCATAAGCTGTTCTTATGTGGCCTATACTGTAGATAGGCACCTTAAATTCCCTGCCTATAATTTTGGATCTGTTACCTTGATTAACCTATATCCTATCAATTAGGATTCCTTCCTCCTTTTATTAAGCACAATCTtcaaatttttgtgtcaattATTCAACAGGAAATGAACCAATTATTCTCCCAATTCGGTTATTCTAAGAGGGATTCTGTCAAAGATGAAtctttcattttagtttttgtttaacATTTCACTATAGGCCACAAAAAGATCACTTTTGTGTTAGATTCTAGACCTATGATATGCAAAGGCCCGTAAAAGATACTCAATTAGAATCGAAGCCTGGTCGAATCACTCAAACCCAACAAAGACAAATTACATAGTCATTTGCACCAAGAGAACTACTATTAGCTTGATCAACAGGGTGATGGAAGCAAACACCAACACCATacttgattttataaattaaactaataagAAGAGATACTAAACCTGATCTTAGCCAATAGGCCGAGAAAAGTAGTTAAACAGATAAGAACAGATACTACAGTTGATCTTCTTAGTCAAAACCCAATAAggtatgatttttatatattaaactaGTTTCAATAATAACCACTAACATTTgctattcaacaaaaacaaaaacaaaaattgctattaaacaaaaaaataaaataaccttAACATTTGAGAGTATGAGAACTGCATGTCTCTCTTGCCACTGAGAAAGATCTTTTCTAACTCTTGTTGAAGTAGATTCAACTTCTTCACTATAACTGGATTCATCTTCATCTACACCcataaaatcaaaagaaatcaaataaattatgaaaattggGAATTTAAAATGGGACCCATAAACCCccaacattttcttcaatttgggagaaaaagagCAGAGCAAAAATAAATGAAGGGAAAAGCAACCTTGGAGAGGGAAATTTTTGAAGGTATCAATGGTGAAGGATTTGACGAGGTTAATGAGTTCATCGGTGATCCCATGATGTTCTTgttcatgttgttgttgtgttgcaGTATTTGGATTTCTGGAACTTTTGGAGAGTGTGCGTTTGAGCCAATACATTATTCCAACTTTGCTTTCAAAGAATGAAAACTACTGCGCACATTGGAGTTATTTCAAATCAACTgaataagaatgaaaaaaaaaatagggttaaatatgtttttgttttatcttataaatatttaaattttttgttttaatctcctcaaatattttcatatttgatcctcaaagttttatatgattttttttttttacatttttttaaatcaatttatgtgttttatttaaaattttgaatttctttttgcAATCATGTTtagtatattatataattatttttagtaaaagattaatttttttttatttaaatgcacttttgataCCCCTGTATTGacttaatcaaaattttaatctcCCTATTTTTAAAACCACTATTTTAATCCCcgtattttacatttttttggtttttttaatcTTAACCAATTTTAGTGATTTGTTATTGTCATTAATGATGTGGCGGTAATGTTAGTATGAGACGATGTATGTTGACTaataaagttttcattttttttttcaaagaactAATTAAATTTCCATGTCATTagtgaaaataattaattacataTAAAATGCAAAATGTAAAAACTACTaattgattaataattaaaaaaacacaaaaattgaattaaattataataagaAAGTGAATCATGTTTGATAACatgaaccctaatttctaaaatccataatttctttaatttccatctactttttctttttcatgttgGGGATTGAGCAGAACTTGTCCTTTACCCTATTAGAGATATTAGAACTCACATTGTAACCTTGTTCTTCTCATACACCCGCCTGAGTGATCCTCCAAATCCCAATTAGATCGTCTCTTTGGCTCACAACCACTGAAACAATTACAATATGGCTTCGAGTTCTCAGTGCAGCTCCCAAACGAACCGCACAAAGCATAAATCTCACATTGTTATCTTGTTTGCGTCCAAAACAAGTTCCAATCATTGATATCTTTCAACCATGTAAGTTGCTTAATCTGCTCTGAGATATCCATCACATATCACGATATAATGAAGGATTATACAATGAATAAGTGAAGTAGCTTTCATTCTCGTTCGACACAAACAAAAATGAGGAAGGAAAAGTAGACGGAGATTGAAGAAAttagggattttaaaaattagggctcatgttATCAAACctaattcattttcttattatattttagggttaatggtgcttcttcttttttttttttaacaaaaccataattcttgaacctttttttttttttaacaaaatcacaATTCTTGAATATATATTGTCTTCTTTTCaatgtattttcattttttgatacatatgaattattttgttttgattacaCATTTTATATATGACTGTAAAATATAAATGTGAGATATATTTTGGGGTATGGTggaatctattttaatttttttaataggttgtataaatatataaaaaaaatgcaatttagttatttaaatcatttaaaaatgtgaaataatataaaaaaaaaaaaaaaaatgagatccATTTAAAGCACCTCAATGAGTGAGATGAATGTAGGTGGTCTATGTTTTTTaaaacgcaaaaaaaaaaaaaaaaatcaagaaaaataacttatatgtATCtgtaaaaacattatattttgttttaggaagggaaaaaacataatatttgtATTGGCTGGCTCCTAAgttgtgtaaaaaaataatcgataatttttgcTTCACAGGACAAATTTTCTGAAATCATGACTATACTTGgtaacaaaatttcataaattttcatCCAAATGGAAGCATTTGTCAGCCTCTCTTTAAAGAGTTACGTATGTGTATGTCCACAACCATGTCTTTCTTGAACATCATCATTGTACTGGTACTTCAAATCACGACAATTTGCAATACAAAACAAAACTCACGGATGAACCACCACTGTCCTAAAGTAcagaaaatgaaacaaactaCTTTGACTTAAACTGGTTAATAAATTATGGTTATGAAGAATTGTTTAAAAAACTAACACAATAGTAATTTACCAATTGAGATTGAGCAAAGTAGGAATGAATTAGTCTCTCTTAATATAATAAGATGAACTAATGTTAAAATTTCAACTTTGAGCATTGTTTATATTTAGGCTCATTTTGCTAGTTTGGAAAGGAAGACACAGTAGAACTTTGGGTAAAACAAAGAAGTAAATGGAAATGAAAGAAGGGACAGTCCCCCAACTTAAATATGgagttttatttttcaaaatagcaCAAAGTCTTTTTCAAAATAGTATGTGTTTATAACACTctcaaacttaaaaatatattattgatacACATTCATTTATCACATgagcaaacaaaaaatatggaagatttttctatttttttcttattatccTCCCCTCAACGCCTTTCCTTCTTCTAACTCACAAGTAAAACCTTCTTATCCTGCCGTGGAACGAACAAGATAACCTTGGTAATAGCGGAGGGGATATatgataaactaaaaaaaattattatatttcatagAAATAACTTAATTTGATACAAAACATTATCTAGATAATTTCTCATATAGCAAGTCATTTTCCATGTTATCAATTAAGTTGCACAATTTCTCATATAGCAAGTCATTTTCCATGTTATCAATTAAGTTACACCTACGTATCTCACTCCTCATTCTAAAAATGCAGCTCCAATTGCAtatgtgagaaaaaaaaaatcgtacaaAATTGTGGTTAATAACGTTCCACAGAAGTGTCTACCAAAAAAATGGTCGATGACAATTATAGTAACTAAATATATCGGTTATAAAGTACGTAAGTGTAATTAAACAACGAATCCTTGTAAAACCCGTTTGTAAAGTTGAGagtctcctctttataaactctatATAAAAGTTCTACATATTCTAATATACGAGGTTTTCCGAAAACAACCACCACTATTTGGGCTTGATGCGTGTATCTAAATCGTGAGTAGCCTGATCAATAAGCTCTGATAactattgaaattttaaatctaACTCCTCGTTACAAATCGACTTATAAGATGAAAAGTACTCCTCGTATAAACCCTCATCAAGAGTTCTATCTATACTTTTCCAAATTTAGTTTTTTCTCCATAAtggtttataatttttctttctcaatttaAAGAAAGTtaagtatattttttatgttatttattatatttatttatacgttagtttaatatttttgacaTCATACAAACTAGTTAGACCATCCCATTTCAATGCTATGCTATAAGATAGTATAAGATAGCTGTTTgttcttcaccaaaaaaaactgaaaactgAACAGAACAGAGTCACATACATAACATTGAACTTCCTACATTAATGGCTTTGTCCCGCATTCACTGCCACCTTAATCTTCCTTTCCCGTCCGATGCGGCGCGTATTTCGTCATCATCTCATAATTCATCCCTTCCTATTTCTTCTCCAAAAGCAAAGGCAATTAAATTACAcatttccatttattttattatttttttaatttaattaccctttttattatctttttctctttccccctttttttttgttagtttgttttgtttgattaacTAAActactatatttatatatatttgttgtgTCTTTTTGTACTCAGAACCCTTTTTCAATTGTTAAGCGCCGAAGCAGCTTTGGAGCAGTGAAGTCTCAGATGACAATGGAAGACAAACCTCTCTCTCAAAACAACAGAATGCTTGTTAGTTTTCTTACTATTCTCctgctttttctttttcttggttCATGGGTTTTTGTTCTGTGTATTTTTGGgttcctaagaaaaaaaaaaacatttttctttgctttttttgGTTATATATCTATGTGGGCTTGAtgggtttttgttgtttttttagagaatgatctTTTGGGTTTATGAgggttttgtttgtttggtaTCTGGGGAAATAAAATGAGGGGAATTGAGTTGAAAGTTTTGTTTCACTGGATTTATGCATGTTAGCTTAACTGGTTGATTAAaatgagttgattttttttttgttgcatgttTGATATGAATGTGGATTTGTCGAAATCACAGTGAGCTACTgtgattttgcaaaagttttatgattttggcttCTGGCTTTTTGGATTATAGAGGTCTCTTTTGTTTATGAggaaaaaattgagagaaaggagagattttatttgctttgttgatgatttatCTGTCATTGCTTAATTGCTTGATTAATCTGTTTATTGCTTTTCTTTTGTGGTTTTGGCTCTGCATGTTGCTATGGAAAAAAAGGGAAGGAAAAGAgattaaagttatttttttgtttgaagtaGAAAAGAGATTAAAGTTTGTAATTCTTTTGtggtttttatttcttttatctgCTGCTTCttgtaataattgattatgataacAATGTTTGTTGGGTTTTTGCAGGTGTATGTGCCAGCACATCCTTTGATCAAGCACTGGGTTTCGGTACTGAGGAATGAGCAAACTCCCTGTCCCATTTTCAGTGAGTggcaaaattttgatttttatgcaaTACTTTGATTTGAGATGAACATTGATCAACTTAGTTTTGATTCACTTCAATCAGCATTGGAAAAacttcatatattttaattttaagttaaTCTAACAGTAACATCCAATGTTGTTAAATAACGGCTATAACAGCGTGCTATAGCATAGCAGACTTCGATCAAACCACTAATGTTCCGCAACACCTATTAAGCATAAAATGTTGGCAAATAGTGGCTATAGTGCATAGAGGAATTTCAACAAACTACTATCATCCGTGATCTGTAATTAACAACGCtgatttgttatttaaatttgataacATTGTGATTTTCGGTGAGTTGTGAGCTGTTGATTCAGTAGGAGGAACTGACTCTGTTAATTCTTACTGTTTGTGTGGAATGTTTGTATGTTTTATCACTACCAACGGATTATGTACTTTGAATGCAtgcttatgaaaacaaaatgTACCATGCATGAGCAGTTTTTTTAAAACAGCATAATTTTATTAACACTAACCAGTATCCACCCCGCACAAGCAGAACAAGGCAAGCAAAAGAAATTCGATCAATAAAGGTGCCATACATATGTGGCAACCCCGCCAAAACCAACCCCCAGGAACAAAGCAACAGAAAAAAcgccaaacaaaaacaaaagctaaACCGAGACACATGCACCAAACCACCCACTGCCAAAcataaccaacaaaaacaacataacacCCTGCTATCAACCTCACCCAAAACAGCTCCCCCCACTTGCTAAGAACACAGCACACAACAACTACTATGTCTTTAAACAATCCCTCGGGTTCCAACACCACTCATAGAACAAACAAGTTGCtatattcaattttcttaaactCCAATGCCAAGACAACATCTTAATTTCCTCTACATTCTCGTAAACTTCCTTAAAGAATTTATTGAAGATCCTATCATTTCTCGTTTTCCAAATCACCCAAAACAAAGTGTGCCAAATTAACCAAAGTTGCTTACAGAGTTTCTTGTTCGTCACCTTTGCGCTCCAACATTCTAAATGGACAAAGAATTTTGAGGAGTAATGAAAGTGATATCAATTTTCATGAGCAGGATGGTCTTGTGTTCATGTAGTATCGACTTTGCATTTATTGGAAAGTTCAACTTCTTAGTTTCACCGATGGCACTCATTCtgcctttcttttctttttggttaacccattatttattatttaacttaaGATTAGTCAAACTTAGCTTGATATTGCTCTCTGATGAATTATGTGAAGGTTGATTTGACACTTTGGGTTTCTAATATTTGCAGGAAATGCAATGGCTGAGTTGGGAAGGTTGCTAATTTACGAAGCTTCAAGGGATTGGTTGGTTAGTTCCTATTCCATACTACGCTATAATTATCGTATTTTTTACTTGGATTTTTTATAGTTCCTTTCCTTCAATATAATTATTGTACATATACTTGTGAATCCCTCATGattaatcaattaaatattCAAGTTCAAGTGTATTAGAGCAAGTTATGTAGACATcatacaatataattttttgacattaaaatagtttgtttcaaatagtttaaaatttgaattttcaaatattatttaaggAAACATATTCATATCTTGTTACTTAgttttataatttgttattttagaaTATAGTGTTCAATATGAGAAAATAAACTGTGCAGTTTATTCAGCCTTCTTATCATAAATGATCCAAAACTCGAGGCGATTTGATTCTTAAGCTTTAAGCTTGCTTGTGGTAGTGGATTTAATTAATTCTTGAAAGATTCAATGCTTATTTCTATCTGATTATTTTGTTCTGCTATCACACATCCATACCACCGgatttacatttattttcttttctgctattcTCTCATTGTTTTCAGCCAACTGTGTCTGGAGAGATTCAATCACCACTAGGTGTTGCTTCAGTGGAGTTCATTGATCCAAGGGAGCCTGTGGCTGTTAGTACCATACTGCTTTCAATATGTTTATATAGACTACTATTTTTAGGATATATCTTAAACATTACTATTTACACACTCCAGTTCTACATTTAATAGTATATACTAAAACTTTTCAGAtttataatttagggttaatagtgctttaccccctgtaatataggtcattttcggttttacaccctgtaaattttttttttttatttaccccctgtaaaatatttttgttttgatttacccccctaataggtcattcaaaaaccaattttatatttttttcttcagaaattctggtttttgaatgacccattagggggtaaataaaaacaaaaatattttacagggggtaaataaaaaaaaaatattttacagggtgtaaaaccgaaaatgacctatattacagggggtaaagcaccaatAACCCTATAATTTATTTAGCCAAAACTAAGCTCAGATTTTTATATTTCTTCTATGCATATTATATTTGTCATTGTTGTTTGATATTCCTTGATTGTCATATTGATGTGCGGCTGTATTGCTCCTTTTTGTAAGTTATTGCCTGAATCTTATATCAGTTTTTCAGGTAATTCCGATCTTGAGAGCTGGTCTTGCTCTTGCTGAACATGCATCGTCAATCTTGCCTGCAACAAAAACATATCATCTAGGTAATATTCATGTATTGTAGTGGTTCTGAAGTACATCCAACAAACACGATTTATTGGGAATAAAGTCTTGTTTGAGATCtgtttgttattgttttattgttaattataaacttataatataataaaatgatggTTGGTTTAGACTATGGTTTCAGACTATTTCTTagattgaataataattttgttttttctgttgTTTCTTTTGAAAAGGAATAACCAGAAATGAAGAAACTCTCCAGCCAACTGTATATTTGAACAAGTAAGATATTTTTCATGCttgaaatgaaatttgttttttcttcgattctttttcttttctcctttcttttctAGTATGACTTTTGTTGAAGTTGTGAAT harbors:
- the LOC25491554 gene encoding uncharacterized protein → MYWLKRTLSKSSRNPNTATQQQHEQEHHGITDELINLVKSFTIDTFKNFPLQDEDESSYSEEVESTSTRVRKDLSQWQERHAVLILSNVKEISQLRYVLCPRHLKENQFWIIYFTLARSHLAPYELRAIQQEKLKQMAMEDDKSSDKHPHEIEMAEAKPGNFTEPLPPSD
- the LOC25491555 gene encoding uracil phosphoribosyltransferase — translated: MALSRIHCHLNLPFPSDAARISSSSHNSSLPISSPKAKNPFSIVKRRSSFGAVKSQMTMEDKPLSQNNRMLVYVPAHPLIKHWVSVLRNEQTPCPIFRNAMAELGRLLIYEASRDWLPTVSGEIQSPLGVASVEFIDPREPVAVIPILRAGLALAEHASSILPATKTYHLGITRNEETLQPTVYLNKLPDKFAEGSKVFVVDPMLATGGTIVAALNLLKERGVGNKQIKVISACSSPPALEKLSEQFPGLHVYTGIIDPVLNDQGFIIPGLGDAGDRSYGT